In Hyperolius riggenbachi isolate aHypRig1 chromosome 10, aHypRig1.pri, whole genome shotgun sequence, a genomic segment contains:
- the LOC137535455 gene encoding uncharacterized protein isoform X1 has protein sequence MDHMTKSLRMDEDQSHMTERIFNLTLEIIYLLTGESFPPVKSGDHVTITVPPPHSLISEGHNKQKILEITRKMMELLTGEVPIRCQDVTIYFSMEEWQYIEGHQDLYKDAMMENQLPLISPDGSSYRNPSERCTGPLYSLPHLQEDPLTPHHYQGGELIHVSAVVKDKEEETYVRSDQQSMEEGDMMRTSKQEEEETYVRSDQQSMEEGDMMRTSKQEEEETYVRSDQQSMEEVDMMSASKEEEEMYVRSDQQSMEEGDMMRTSKEEVETYVRSDQQSMEEGDMMRTSKEEEEETYVRSDQQSMEEGDMMGTSKEEEEETYLRSDQQCVEEGDMMGTSKEEEEETYVRSDQQSMEEGDMMSASKEEEETYVRSDQQSMEEGDVMGTNKEEEEEAYVRSDQQSMEEGDMMRTSKEEEEETYVRGDQQSMEEGDVMGTNKEEEEEDYVRSDQQSMEEGDMMRTSKEDEEETYVRSDQQSMEEGDMRTSTEEEETYVRSDQQSMEEGDVMRVSKEEDIIAEMRIGRSPGIRNLSETRLSVSKDCTTDDDDVTGQESPADILVTPNIPPDFPHLSNAEGPHTQHSSPSAGGSHSCSTCGKCYAWKSHLVIHERSHTGEKPYSCAECGKCFAGKSNLVTHERSHTGEKPYSCAECGKCFAQTSHLVTHERSHTGEKPYSCAECGKCFAGKANLVTHERSHTGENLYSCAECGKCFVSKSHLVRHERSHTGEKPYLCAECGKCFAQTSHLVEHQRCHTGEKPFSCAECGKCFLHKSYLGRHERSHTGEKPYSCAECGKCFTEKSSLVTHERSHTGKKPYSCAECGKCFAQKSYLVKHERSHTGEKPYSCAECGKCFAQKSYLVQHERSHTGEKPYSCAECGKCFGQKSHLVKHERSHTGEKPYPCAECGKCFGQKSHLDNHERSHTGEKPYSCAECGKCFIVKSKLVAHERSHTGEKPYSCAECGKCYGHKSDLVRHERSHTGEKPYSCGECGKCFWQKSQLIRHLC, from the exons gggacacaacaagcagaagattctggaaatcaccaggaagatgatggagctgctgacaggggAG gttcccataaggtgtcaggatgtcaccatctatttctccatggaggagtggcagtatatagaaggacaccaggacctctacaaggacgccatgatggagaatcagctgcCCCTCatatcaccgg atggatccagttaCAGAAACCcatcagagagatgtacaggtcctctttattccctacCTCATCTACAGGAAGATCCCCTcaccccccaccattatcag GGTGGAGAACTGATACATGTAAGTGCTGTGGTTAAAGACAAAGAAGAAGAGACTTATGTGagaagtgatcagcagtctatggaggagggtgacatgatgaggacaagtaaacaggaagaagaagagacatatgtgaggagtgatcagcagtctatggaggagggtgacatgatgaggacaagtaaacaggaagaagaagagacgtatgtgaggagtgatcagcagtctatggaggaggttgACATGATGAgcgcaagtaaagaggaagaagagatgtatgtgaggagtgatcagcagtctatggaggagggagacatgatgaggacaagtaaagaggaagtagagacgtatgtgaggagtgatcagcagtctatggaggagggagacatgatgaggacaagtaaagaggaagaagaagagacatatgtgaggagtgatcagcagtctatggaggagggtgacatgatggggacaagtaaagaggaagaagaagagacatatctgaggagtgatcagcagtgtgtggaggagggtgacatgatggggacaagtaaagaggaagaagaagagacatatgtgaggagtgatcagcagtctatggaggagggtgacatgatgagcgcaagtaaagaggaagaagagacatatgtgaggagtgatcagcagtctatggaggagggtgacgtgatggggacaaataaagaggaagaagaagaggcgtatgtgaggagtgatcagcagtctatggaggagggtgacatgatgaggacaagtaaagaggaagaagaagagacgtatgtgaggggtgatcagcagtctatggaggagggtgacgtaatggggacaaataaagaggaagaagaagaggattatgtgaggagtgatcagcagtctatggaggagggtgacatgatgaggacaagtaaagaggatgaagaagagacgtatgtgcggagtgatcagcagtctatggaggagggtgacatgaggacaagtacagaggaagaagagacgtatgtgaggagtgatcagcagtctatggaggagggggacgtgATGAGAGTATCTAAGGAGGAAGACATTATTGCAGAGATGAGAATTG ggcggagtcccggcatcaggaacctctcagagactcgtctctctgtatccaaagactgtacaacggatgatgatgatgtcactggacaagagtctcctgcagatatcctggttaccccaaatatccCCCCAGActtccctcacctgtctaacgctgaggggcctcatacccagcacagctctccctctgctggagggtctcattcgtgttccacatgtgggaaatgttatgcatggaaatcacatcttgtcatacatgagagatctcacactggtgagaagccgtattcatgtgctgagtgtgggaaatgttttgctggtaaatcaaatcttgtcacacatgagagatctcacactggtgagaagccctattcatgtgctgagtgtgggaaatgttttgctcaaacatcacatcttgtcacacatgagagatctcacactggtgagaagccgtattcatgtgctgagtgtgggaaatgttttgctggtAAAGcaaatcttgtcacacatgagagatctcacactggtgagaatctgtattcatgtgctgagtgtgggaaatgttttgtgagtaaatcacatcttgtcaggcatgagagatctcacactggtgagaagccctatttatgtgctgagtgtgggaaatgttttgctcaaACATCACATCTTGTCGAACatcagagatgtcacactggtgagaagcccttttcatgtgctgagtgtgggaaatgttttttgcaTAAATCATATCTtggcaggcatgagagatctcatactggtgagaagccctattcatgtgctgagtgtgggaaatgttttactgagaaatcaagtcttgtcacacatgagcgaTCACACACTGgtaagaagccctattcatgtgctgagtgtgggaaatgttttgcacagaaatcatatcttgtcaaacatgagagatctcacactggtgagaagccctattcatgtgctgagtgtgggaaatgttttgcgcagaaatcatatcttgtccaacatgagagatcgcacactggtgagaagccctattcatgtgctgagtgtgggaaatgttttggacagaaatcgcatCTTGTcaagcatgagagatctcacactggtgagaagccctatccatgtgctgagtgtgggaaatgttttggacagaaatcgcatCTTGAcaatcatgagagatctcacactggtgagaagccctattcatgtgctgagtgtgggaaatgttttattgttAAATCAAAGCTTGttgcacatgagagatctcacacaggtgagaagccctattcatgtgctgagtgtgggaaatgttatgggCATAAATCAGATCTTgtaagacatgagagatctcacactggtgagaagccctattcatgtggtgagtgtgggaaatgtttttggcAAAAGTCACAGCTTATTAGACACTTGtgttga